ATTCCACAGTGTTTTGAGaatctaatgaaaagtatttaggagtagCGAACGAATTTTACATATAAAGTTTTGTCCCAATAACTGGGAGGCCATCCCAATGAAACGACGTATTGACACATCGGGACAAcatatgactttaaacaaatgTTTCTGGAAGAAGGGAAAACAATGCACATTATACGGCGCCCCAAAGATTTCACTCAAATGGTATGACACTATGGCGTGGACAGAGGAAACAGGTggcaaaaaccaaaattttcatGTGCGCCTACATTTTAGTATCTGATTCCAAATTTTAGTATCTCATtccaaattttacataaatttgtCTGAACGATATAAACATTTCCGCTCCTAAATATTGTCAGATTTGTAATCTTTTTCCAAGATCAGTCTAAATAACCGTTCGGGTGGATTTTGGGAGTTGGATAGCATATCCCAGATATTATGGATTAGGTTTCAGatttaaaaaagtttcaaaaaacTGGATCCGGAAAGTGCCTGTAAAGAAATATCACCAAAAAACTCCCTTTCGTCTTTCAAAGAAATAAAGCACAGAAAATAatctttcctcaaaaaacaaaaaggtttcaaattttatttggcTGTAAAAAGGGTTACAAGCTTGAATACTTAAGTGTTGTCTGCTCGATGGTCGAAAAAGAAGAGATCGACTTCACACAAAATTCTAGCTAAGGGACTTCAAAAGAAATTACTTTCAAgtatataaaattattatttacaaAATACCTAAATAGCTTAAAGTGTTATATTTATAAGTACATAGCAAAATTTGTTTCTACATATCGATCATATGAATAAATAGTTTCGCTAGAAGCAACGAACGCCCACCAAAGTAGCAAAACCGGTGGTGGAAGGGAGAGACTATCTGATTTGCATTCTAATCTGCTTACTGGTAACTCTTAACTCCCAAAGGGCTTGGCATGATGTATTATACTAAAACACCCGATCGTTAATGACAAAGGGGGAAGGTGCGACGCACAAGCTGCCAGGGATTCAGgtaagatttaatcggtaaaGGGGGAATCGTTATCACCGAAGCAGATTAGCACGCACAAAGATCAAACTGCGTATACTGATGAGTATTTGAATAAATACGCacaaataataattaattacGATAAAAACATAAGTATTTCAAATTACTGAATATTAAACTGCATACATGATTATggctataataataataataacgtgGTGaggtgtgtttttttatgatgacGGTTTGGTGGTGAATGGGGTGAAACGTTAATGTAATGTTGGGTTGGGAAAATAtatgattttgccaacattctcCCCCCTGAAGGACGAATGTTCTTATGTGCAGATAATAGTTGGTAGACGGCCTATCGTTGGGAGAATATTTAGTCGAGGAAATACCTCCGCTATGCTCCGACTCATAGCGTTTGAGGGTAGGCTCCGTCCTTGAAGGGTAGGTATACACACAAGTGGTCCATTCTGGTGAGGGGGTAGTAGTTAGGCAGTTGATTTAATATTTGTGTCGACAAGCGATGTTGCATTTTCTGGaagtaaacaaatttttgaaattggtctttttacaagtttgtttttaataagAACTGATACCACCCGTGTACGTCCATCAGGTCCAGGATGTGTTTCCTCGATGCGGCCAAGTAGCCATTGACCTGGTCCACACCGTTCGTCTACAACCAGCACCAAATCGCCAATAGTAGGTTCAGATCTGCTTTTGAGCCATTTCGGTCGCGCTTGAAGACGATTAACATATTCATTTCGCCATCttttccaaaaatgttgttTCATTTTTTCCACACATTTCCAGCGAGAAAGTAAATTGATGTTGGTTTCCAACAGAGATTCTTCTGGTATGCAAATCGTTGGCTCACCAACAAGAAAGTGCGCAGGAGTAAGTGCTTCAAAATTCGAAGGGTCGGAAGATAAAGGACATAAAGGACGAGAGTTCAAACAACCTTCTATTTGACATAGTAGTGTTGTGAGCTCTTCGAATGTCAGATTGCGCTCGCCTATAATCCTTTTCAAATGGTATTTCACGGATTTCACACCTGCTTCCCAAAGACCACCAAAATTTGGGGAGGCAGGTGGAATGAAGTGCCAAGTGGTACAGTTCTGACTTAAAGCCTGAAGAACCTCCTCGGGCAGTGATTTCTgagatttttcaaaaagtacTTGGAGTTCTTTTGAGGCACCAACAAAATTCGTGCCGCAGTCTGAGTAGAGATCGGTACAAGCACCGCGCCGCGACACAAATCGTCTAAACGCAGAAAGAAAAGCATTTGTCGTCAGGCTGGTAACTGCTTCTAGATGTATGGCTTTGGTAACCATACACACAAAAAGACATATGTACCCCTTTGAGGTGACAGTAGACCTCAAGTTCGAAGTCTTAATAGTTATGGGACCGGCATAGTCGACGCCACTATGCTTAAATGGACGAGTGATCATCAAGCGAGCTTGTGGCAAATTACCCATTATCTGCTGCGACGTTTTCGCAGCAAAACGGAAACATTTCAAACACCTGTTTATAACACGTTTGGCCAATTGGTTTCCTGAGATTATCCAGTACCTTCTGTTCACATAGGACATGGTCAAAGTAACACCACCATGTAATGTCCTTTCATGTGCGTCTGAAATGATAAGCACTGATAATGGATTTGACTTTGCCAAAACTAGGGGATGCTTCACATCATAGGGGAAATTCGAATTCTGGAGGCGTCCACCAACTCGAATTATTCCAGTTTCGTCAAGAAATGGCATAAGTTTCAAAATAGGACTCTGTGCGATCACCTTTCGTGCAGAGAGCCTTGACAGCTCCTCAGGGAAATCAATTTCCTGAGTTATTCTTACAAAGATCATCAAAGTCTTGTTAACATCCCCAATTGATAAGGGACCAGTAATCCTCTCATCGGGATGCTTACAATTGTGACAGAACCGAAAACATAATGAAGTGATGCGTAGCAAAGTGTGTAATTTGGAGAATTTTGAAAGCAATTCAGGATATGCTTTCTCAGTGGCAACATTCGTTGTAATCTTGACGGCTCTCTCCTCCTTCGATGTACACAAATTCGGTAAAGATTCAGGCCAAGAGGATTGTGGTCCGTAAAGAAAATGAGGCCCAAACCACCAAGTCCGGTTCCCTATTAACTCCTCTGCCTGAATTCCCCTAGATGCACAGTCTGCCGGATTCAAAGCCGAAGGAACGTATCTCCACTGAATTGGATTGCTGCATCGTTGTATGTCTGCCACGCGGTTAGCCACGTAGACAGTCCAATTGGAGGGAGACTTGTGAATCCAACTTAATACAGTGGAGCTGTCACTCCAATAAAAAACATTCCGTACACCAAGGTCAGCGAGGGATTCCTGAACCTTTCGTGCCAGTTTCACTCCAAGTGCAGCAGCGCAAAGCTCCAATCTTGGAATTGAAACGGTCTTAATGGGTGATACTTTTGATTTGGCCTGCAAAAGGTGAACAAAAGTATCGTTAGCCGTAACAATACGCACGTAAACCACTGCGGCGTAAGCAACACTAGAGGCATCGCAGAAACAATGTAATTCAGATTCAGAGTTCTGATTCCATTGAATCCACCTGGGAATCGCCAAATTAGCCAACTTCGGCAATGAAGCCCTGTGCCGAAACCACAGGTCCTCAATTTCCCTTGGGACATTATCATCCCAGTCAACCCCATGTTCCCACAGTTGCTTGAAAAGGGATTTGGCCACCACAGTAATCGGAGTAAGCCACCCCAATGGATCATAAAGCCTGGCGGACTCCGAGAGAATCCTGCGCTTGGATGCAATCGGATCCTTGTCAAGATTgacctcaaaaaagaaagagTCAGTGGCCGTGTTCCACTGTATGCCCAATGTCCTAACGACGTTATCACGGTCAAAGTTCAGATTCACAGAAGTCCCCCTGTGTTCTTCTGGTATAACCGCAAGCAACTCTTTAGAGTTCGTCACCCACTTTCTCAAATTGCAGCCACCCTCATCCAATAAGGTGCATAAATCCTTGTAAAGTGGTTTCACGTTGTCTATACTATCAGAACCGGAAATAACGTCATCCACGTATGAGTCCTGCAGTAGAACCCTAGCGGCCACAGGATACCTGTCCCTGTAATCGTGCGCCAACCTCTGCAAAACACGAATGGCAAGATATGGAGCAGATGCCGTACCATACGTCACTGTGTTCAAttcataaatcgaaatttcatcaaatgggCTAAAACGCCACAAAATCTGCTGAAATTTCCGGTGCCCTGGACAAACATCTATCTGCCGGAACATTTTCTCAATGTCCGCGCTAAAGGCAATCCTATGACGTCTCCATCTGGTAAGGATACCAGGCAAATCATTCTGGAGAGCAGGCCCAGGGGAAAGCTCGTCGTTCAACGACTTACTTTCACGTGAATGGCTACTGCCATCAAAAACAACGCGTAGCTTCGTCGTGGTACTACTCTCCTTAAGAACACCATGGTGCGGTAAGAAGTAGGAATCTTGACGAACATCACTAGGATAAACGCCAATCTTCGACATGTGGCCCAAATTCTCATATTCCTTGAGAAATTTGGTGTAGCTTTCGCAAAATAATGGTTTCCTGGAAAATGATATTTCCAGTTGTTTCAAACGTCGAAGTGCATTGAGCACATTGTTCTGAAGAGTAGGACTGGAGCCGTCCTTCAGTATAGACCGAAAGGGCAATTTCACCACGTATCGACCAGATACTGTGCGAGTTGTGGTAGCTTCAAAAAACTCCTCACATGCCTCCTCCTCCTCAGTAAACTTCCTTTTGGGGAGGACCTCCTCCTGTTCCCAGAAGGAtctcaaaatatggtccaagtGTACATTATGAATGTGTATCTGGTGTGAAGACACGGAATTGCTGGGTCCTGAAAACACCCAACCAAAATGAGTGTTCTGAAAGAACAAATCATTATGTACAAAAGACTCCGTTGGAATCTTAATTTTCGAACAAATGTCCGATCCTAGAATTATATCTATGGAATCGGATCTGTAAAAAAAGGGGTCAGCCAAGCTCTCCAATTCGATATTCGGAAGGGAAATATATCTAGAGGACAAGTCTGGAGTGTAAGACGACAAGCTTGAAAGAACAAGGGCAGAACAGGACAGAACTAGCTCTTCTTTAAGTGTGTACAAATCAAGTTGTACAGAAAATTTCGACATGTTCTCGCTACCATTTCCAATACCAACGACTTTGCAATGCGACCTTACCTTCTCAAGACCTATAAGTTGAACTGTGGACTCCGAAATCAAACTACCTTGAGATCCAGGGTCTAGTAGCGCCCTCAACGTAAATTTGCCACGATTTGTCACAACCCTAAGCCTTATCGTGTAAAGTAAAACAGAGTGAAACGCCTGAGCACTATGCGAAGCCATCTGGGTAGGTGCATTACCTGAACAACCAGTAGGACCAGCCCTGGTTAGAGGACCGTCCGAATGCAGCACCGTATGGTGTAGCTGCTTGCATGTGATACAACGGAAAGGAGATTTGCAATTGTTGTGGTCATGCCCGACCACAAAACAATTTTGGCAAGCGTTCTTCTTTGAGAGAAAATTAACCTTATCGCTCAAGGGcaatgctaaaaatttaaaacactttGCGAGACTGTGAGGTTTCTCGCAGAATGCGCAAAGAATAGGTTTTGGTTTGGAAAACTGTCCAGAATTGCACGAAGCCTTCCGCACCTGCGCATTAGATTTCGAATTATTATTACTTTTATTTCTACCCTTAGTGGGATATTGTTTATCAGATGGGAACTCATCGGTCATAGACTCCAGCGTTCGGAAAGTTCTTTCCAAGAAAGAGAAGAGTTCGGAAATGAGGGGGATTTCGGTAGAGGATTTCAAAGACTGTTCCCAATCCCTGCGGGATTGAAGATCCAGTTTCTGCACGAGCAAATGGATAAGAAGAGGATCCCACGTGctggcatctatattcaaattttgtaaagaggaCAAACACTCTTGAGCAGAATCAAGAAGTGTCTTAATGGACTGAAATCCACCATCTGATTTCGGTATATTAAACAACCTAGAAATCAAGTTTCCCACAAGCATACGCCTATTATGGTATCTTGATTCTAATATCTTCCACGCCGAGTCATAATTTGCCTCTGTGGCTGAAATATTCTTTATCAGATTTGCCGCCTCGCCACCAAGGGTACTACGCAAATAATAAAACTTCTGTATCTTATTGAGGGATTCGTTTTGGTGAACAAGGGAAAAATATATGTCCCGAAATGGGATCCATTCCATATATTCCCCTGTGAATCTAGGCAGCGTGATCTTGGGAAGTTTAGAGTCTGATCCTATCGTCATATCAGAGCGACCGTGATGAGTCACAAATGTGCCAGACATAGGAGACTGCATAACATTATGACCCGCATTAGAGTCGATAATTTTACCCTTAAAAGAGAGATACCTCTCAGAAAAATCAAAATACACGTCATCACTGATATATGGAACGTCATTAGAATTCAAAGATGTGTCGTGAACAAGCCTCACTATCGTATCATGCTGTGCCTCGAATCGATTAAAAATATCATCAACCCTTTGGCCCAATGCATCTACATAACCATGAGTTTTCTCGGCAGGATTTTTGGCATCGAAACGACTTTCATATTTAATCAATAAATCTAACAAGTCGCGTTGCTCCTTTATAAAAGTGGCCAGTTCACTCATGGTTAATTCGCGCACAAACGTTCACTAAAAGGGCTTTCCAAGCACCAAATCAAAGCAAATGAATAaagcgaaacaaaaaaaaaaaagaaaaacacttcCACCAAGATTAACGCAGTTATAGAAATTCCAATTTAAATCCAATATCAAAATACGCGAAAACTATGCCAATCTATGTCCAAAGAACTTATTAAGCACTAAGCAATAATTTTCGTTCACCAAAACACAATTAACTTATTCTTTCCGTCAAGAAAAATGCAAAGAgaagcttaaaaaaaaatatggaaagtTTAATTACTTTGTTTAGCAAAATAATAGAACAAAAACCGACACGAGATTCCCGGGTTTCGGCACCAATAAAATGTAAAGAAATATCACCAAAAAACTCCCTTTCGTCTTTCAAAGAAATAAAGCACAGAAAATAatctttcctcaaaaaacaaaaaggtttcaaattttatttggcTGTAAAAAGGGTTACAAGCTTGAATACTTAAGTGTTGTCTGCTCGATGGTCGAAAAAGAAGAGATCGACTTCACACAAAATTCTAGCTAAGGGACTTCAAAAGAAATTACTTTCAAgtatataaaattattatttacaaAATACCTAAATAGCTTAAAGTGTTATATTTATAAGTACATAGCAAAATTTGTTTCTACATATCGATCATATGAATAAATAGTTTCGCTAGAAGCAACGAACGCCCACCAAAGTAGCAAAACCGGTGGTGGAAGGGAGAGACTATCTGATTTGCATTCTAATCTGCTTACTGGTAACTCTTAACTCCCAAAGGGCTTGGCATGATGTATTATACTAAAACACCCGATCGTTAATGACAAAGGGGGAAGGTGCGACGCACAAGCTGCCAGGGATTCAGgtaagatttaatcggtaaaGGGGGAATCGTTATCACCGAAGCAGATTAGCACGCACAAAGATCAAACTGCGTATACTGATGAGTATTTGAATAAATACGCacaaataataattaattacGATAAAAACATAAGTATTTCAAATTACTGAATATTAAACTGCATACATGATTATggctataataataataataacgtgGTGaggtgtgtttttttatgatgacGGTTTGGTGGTGAATGGGGTGAAACGTTAATGTAATGTTGGGTTGGGAAAATATATGATTTTGCCAACAGTGCCTATGGGGCCTTCAAAATGTttaacctaggcaatatgggtatcaaatgaaagcgatTGAAAGAGATGTGTTAACTagattaacatttttttattttatatggcaaGAATTGAAATGCGTTGAAGATGCCTATTGTTTTCATGGAATAACCCttttatgtaaaaaattgcaacgatttcaaaatatttt
The Stomoxys calcitrans chromosome 3, idStoCalc2.1, whole genome shotgun sequence genome window above contains:
- the LOC131996096 gene encoding uncharacterized protein LOC131996096; amino-acid sequence: MSELATFIKEQRDLLDLLIKYESRFDAKNPAEKTHGYVDALGQRVDDIFNRFEAQHDTIKLDLQSRRDWEQSLKSSTEIPLISELFSFLERTFRTLESMTDEFPSDKQYPTKGPSNSVSSHQIHIHNVHLDHILRSFWEQEEVLPKRKFTEEEEACEEFFEATTTRTVSGRYVVKLPFRSILKDGSSPTLQNNVLNALRRLKQLEISFSRKPLFCESYTKFLKEYENLGHMSKIGVYPSDVRQDSYFLPHHGVLKESSTTTKLRVVFDGSSHSRESKSLNDELSPGPALQNDLPGILTRWRRHRIAFSADIEKMFRQIDVCPGHRKFQQILWRFSPFDEISIYELNTVTYGTASAPYLAIRVLQRLAHDYRDRYPVAARVLLQDSYVDDVISGSDSIDNVKPLYKDLCTLLDEGGCNLRKWVTNSKELLAVIPEEHRGTSVNLNFDRDNVVRTLGIQWNTATDSFFFEVNLDKDPIASKRRILSESARLYDPLGWLTPITVVAKSLFKQLWEHGVDWDDNVPREIEDLWFRHRASLPKLANLAIPRWIQWNQNSESELHCFCDASSVAYAAVVYVRIVTANDTFVHLLQAKSKVSPIKTVSIPRLELCAAALGVKLARKVQESLADLGVRNVFYWSDSSTVLSWIHKSPSNWTVYVANRVADIQRCSNPIQWRYVPSALNPADCASRGIQAEELIGNRTWWFGPHFLYGPQSSWPESLPNLCTSKEERAVKITTNVATEKAYPELLSKFSKLHTLLRITSLCFRFCHNCKHPDERITGPLSIGDVNKTLMIFVRITQEIDFPEELSRLSARKVIAQSPILKLMPFLDETGIIRVGGRLQNSNFPYDVKHPLVLAKSNPLSVLIISDAHERTLHGGVTLTMSYVNRRYWIISGNQLAKRVINRCLKCFRFAAKTSQQIMGNLPQARLMITRPFKHSGVDYAGPITIKTSNLRSTVTSKGYICLFVCMVTKAIHLEAVTSLTTNAFLSAFRRFVSRRGACTDLYSDCGTNFVGASKELQVLFEKSQKSLPEEVLQALSQNCTTWHFIPPASPNFGGLWEAGVKSVKYHLKRIIGERNLTFEELTTLLCQIEGCLNSRPLCPLSSDPSNFEALTPAHFLVGEPTICIPEESLLETNINLLSRWKCVEKMKQHFWKRWRNEYVNRLQARPKWLKSRSEPTIGDLVLVVDERCGPGQWLLGRIEETHPGPDGQNATSLVDTNIKSTA